A stretch of Canis lupus familiaris isolate Mischka breed German Shepherd chromosome 11, alternate assembly UU_Cfam_GSD_1.0, whole genome shotgun sequence DNA encodes these proteins:
- the TMED7 gene encoding transmembrane emp24 domain-containing protein 7 precursor: MPGPGSAQRWAAAAGRWGCRLLALLLLLLLPGPGGASEITFELPDNAKQCFYEDITQGTKCTLEFQVITGGHYDVDCRLEDPDGNVLYKEMKKQYDSFTFTASKNGTYKFCFSNEFSTFTHKTVYFDFQVGEDPPLFPSENRVSALTQMESACVSIHEALKSVIDYQTHFRLREAQGRSRAEDLNTRVAYWSVGEALILLVVSIGQVFLLKSFFSDKRTTTTRVGS, translated from the exons ATGCCGGGGCCGGGGTCCGCGCAGCGCTGGGCGGCCGCCGCGGGCCGTTGGGGCTGCAGGCTGCtcgcgctgctgctgctgctgctgctgccgggGCCCGGCGGCGCCTCAGAGATCACCTTCGAGCTGCCGGACAACGCCAAGCAGTGCTTCTACGAGGACATCACGCAGGGCACCAAGTGCACCCTCGAGTTCCAG gTGATTACTGGCGGTCACTATGATGTAGACTGCCGATTAGAAGATCCCGATGGTAATGTGTTGTataaagagatgaagaaacagtATGATAGCTTTACCTTCACAGCCTCCAAAAATGGGACATACAAATTTTGTTTTAGCAATGAATTTTCTACTTTCACACACAAAACCGTGTATTTTGATTTTCAAGTTGGAGAAGACCCACCTTTGTTTCCTAGCGAGAACCGAGTCAGCGCTCTTACCCAG ATGgaatctgcctgtgtctccattCACGAAGCTCTAAAGTCTGTCATCGACTATCAGACTCATTTCCGTTTGAGAGAAGCTCAGGGCCGAAGTCGAGCAGAAGATCTAAATACCAGAGTGGCCTACTGGTCAGTAGGAGAAGCACTCATTCTCCTGGTGGTTAGCATAGGGCAGGTATTTCTCCTGAAAAGCTTTTTCTCAGATAAAAGAACCACCACAACTCGTGTTGGATCCTAA